One genomic region from Magallana gigas chromosome 3, xbMagGiga1.1, whole genome shotgun sequence encodes:
- the LOC117680782 gene encoding 2-phosphoxylose phosphatase 1, with product MYVTCVKGHKKRIWKIDKGFLLAISCITASLLCVVLLHNQISTSSKVDNGKHVSPFLSRHIRSALPTDLNKSPSIDSQPPQWLQHYCFGQPDTSSSTAGNAPEGFVLEQIHVVLQPGITSSKDDFNCVSVPNSSHQLANHTNQFLKHTSLHKSFRNIPTANSSVHCLKEELHPLAHLQLHELGKLYKKFYIEKWNLESSHVAPKHFRLHSLDKGDSLSSLVSFMHGILPHIHFQNMIIHKADATVRKSNSNNLNLECNFKHNLTDHLSKHFGKLSGDFHGLKNFSSIVLPNICTSLSQNSRNLTTEDTVQNSILQIDKGMKLCSSQKDCQYLADLHTYSWFKLFVKRVKMTSSKFEKVFISAVDRTFLSYLMSSFRYRNVKATHPGSHITIEIYRNQYEKVNPHYLKILYNGIDISHQIPLCTKFPSWSLCKLKYFVDFQKLKYKSLFESSPNIQKKCRFSVL from the exons TGTGCGTTGTGCTCCTCCATAACCAGATATCTACCTCTAGCAAAGTGGACAATGGAAAACATGTATCCCCATTTCTCTCCCGACATATCAGGAGTGCTCTGCCCACAGACCTCAACAAATCTCCATCCATTGACTCACAGCCTCCCCAGTGGTTACAGCACTATTGCTTTGGACAGCCAGATACAAGTTCATCTACAGCAG GTAATGCTCCTGAGGGATTTGTTCTAGAGCAGATCCATGTTGTTCTTCAGCCAGGAATCACATCCTCAAAAGACGACTTTAACTGTGTCAGTGTTCCAAACAGCAGCCATCAGCTGGCAAACCACACCAACCAATTCCTGAAACACACATCTCTTCACAAAAGTTTCCGAAACATACCCACTGCAAACAGCAGTGTTCATTGCCTGAAGGAGGAGTTACATCCCCTGGCGCATCTTCAGTTACATGAGTTAGGAAAACTGTACAAAAAGTTTTATATTGAGAAATGGAATCTTGAGAGCAGTCATGTTGCTCCAAAACATTTCAGGCTCCATTCTTTGGACAAGGGAGACAGTTTATCTAGTCTAGTGTCCTTTATGCATGGCATTTTGCCACATATTCATTTTCAGAATATGATTATACATAAGGCAGATGCAACAGTGAGAAAATCAAACAGCAATAATTTAAATTTGGAATGTAATTTTAAGCATAATTTAACTGATCACCTCAGCAAGCATTTCGGTAAACTTTCAGGAGACTTTCATGGACTaaaaaacttttcatctatTGTCTTGCCAAATATATGCACTTCATTGTCTCAAAACTCTAGAAATTTGACAACAGAAGACACAGTTCAAAACTCCATACTTCAAATAGATAAAGGAATGAAATTGTGTAGTAGCCAGAAAGATTGTCAGTATCTTGCTGATTTGCATACATACTCATGGTTTAAATTGTTTGTCAAAAGagttaaaatgacgagttcaaagtttgaaaaagtTTTTATCTCAGCAGTAGACAGGACATTTTTATCCTACTTGATGTCGTCATTCAGATATCGCAATGTGAAGGCTACTCACCCAGGGTCGCACATTACCATTGAGATATACAGAAACCAGTACGAAAAAGTGAATCCCCACTACCTGAAAATACTGTACAATGGTATCGATATCTCACATCAGATTCCATTGTGTACAAAATTTCCCTCCTGGAGTTTATGTAAGCTCAAGTATTTTGTTGATTTCCAAAAGCTTAAGTACAAATCCTTATTTGAGTCCAGTCCTAATATACAGAAAAAGTGCCGTTTCTCTGtgttatga